Within the Laspinema palackyanum D2c genome, the region GGAGATTTTTTTATTTTTTTTTGAGCCAACCATTTTTCGCCCGGGTTGAGGACTTTTTTCCCTCTTTTTCGCCGTCATAGCCCTAGACAACTCGGAAGATTTCCAGGAGGGATCGCAGAGGATCGGCTGAGAATCCAGGGTAACTCAGATGATAACGGGTCAATCCCCTCCCTTTTCTAATAACCGGCTTTCCCTTGCCTGGGTTAATAAAAATTGATAAATCATCGCGATTTAATCTATCTAAAGGATGATTTTAAGGTTTGCCAAATCAAGGATTAAAAATGGCCAGGGTTTAAGTGGCCGTAAAGCCTCGCTTCCGGGATCAATTGACCCTGATTTATCGGGCCGTAACCAGATTAGCGGGCTTTTGCCATCGGGTGGTTCAGGGAATTCACGGCGCTAATTGTTATAGAAAAACGGCGGGAGGCTATTTATAGAGGGCAGAAGGGGAAGAACGGTAAAAAGGGGAAAGCTCTAGGGGGATTTTCTTGTCAATGGTGTAACCCCGGGTACAGAAACCATGCGATCCCCGGACCGATGGAGTGATGAGGGTAAAGAAGGTCTTTCCCCCTCCTGACTAGATAGGGCATCTTGCCGCAGTTGGGTATTAAGAAAGCCCGGATCAATGCCCTATAAAAAGGCATGGGGAAAGCTCAGCGGCAGGACGAATCTGTTCCGGTTGAGAGCCCTTGTCAAATGCCAGCAAGGGTCACTATCGTAGTCCTAAATCGGTTGGAGAAACGCTCTCTAGTTGCAACTCTCCTCTCGGGTTTGGATTCCCCGAAAGGGGGCTTCACTCCTGGGGGACTGGGTTACAAATCATTGAAAATTGCGATAGAGGGCATCTAAGCGAATGGGAGAATTCGGCAAGGCGGAGTGGGAGGATCTTGCTCCCTAGTCATTTTTCCTGATCAGCAGTAGGGAAGAAGATGCTCCCACGGATGAATTTTATCGCCATCATGATTGAGACTCGCTACCTAGAGGGATGCCGCCACTCCCTAATAGGCTCCCGAGAGTTTACTCCAATGAATTCATCGGAATTTATTTAGGGTTTAGGATTGTTGTTGGGGTGAAAAAATGAGGGGTTCAGATTAGGACCCCCTAGAATAGTGGGTAAAAATTGATGAGTCCAGGGGGAGCGGCGGGGGATAAACCTTGAATTTTCCTTGGGTATCATGTAGAGCGCAAAAAATTCCCCCTTCCCTCATGAGCGGCCTGGGGTTGGGGGTAAAAATTGTTAGAGCTAAAGGGGATTAAAACTGCCAATTCCTCCTCTTACAGGTCATTGGCGATGGTGAGTTCAGTCGGTTGACAGCGGTGAATGTAGACAGCAAATCCTTGAGCACCTTCACTTTCGAGATCCTCAAGGTAGCCCCCTTTATAGCCCTCGGCTTCTTTGGCACTCATAAAGGGACCAAAGTAGTAAGTGCAAGTTGGTTCGGCGGTAACGATTTCAATCCACCAAGCAATTCCCAGCTTTTCCAAATAAGAAGTAAAAGCTTGTTCAATCGTTTCTGCTATTTTCATCAAGGTGCTCCGCGAGATGTGGTTCTATACTTATGAAGGTGATTGTACGCAAAAAAGAATTTACGAACCGCTCATCGGGACACATTTTAAAACATAATGATAAAGAAGTGGTGAATCAATCGGGGATAGGGGAGATTAGGGTTCCCAACCGAGAGCTGAGGCCACCTGAGCGGCTAGATTCATGGGTTCAAACGGCTTGGC harbors:
- a CDS encoding DUF1816 domain-containing protein, encoding MKIAETIEQAFTSYLEKLGIAWWIEIVTAEPTCTYYFGPFMSAKEAEGYKGGYLEDLESEGAQGFAVYIHRCQPTELTIANDL